One genomic region from Cyanobacteria bacterium QS_8_64_29 encodes:
- a CDS encoding GMP synthase (glutamine-hydrolyzing) has translation MTASTQTNLASAPQVPEAARRDTIAILDFGSQYAQLIARRVREANVYSEVLPYSTSAEQLRRLQPKGIILSGGPSSVYDEGAPQTDPAIWDLAVPIVGVCYGMQVMVQQLGGEVERAQNAEYGKANLYLDRSAGWLAGVADGTTMWMSHGDACRQLPPGFEVWAHTVNTPCAAIAAPQRQRYGVQFHPEVAHSVGGRALIRNFVCDICQCEPNWTPETFIDEAVREIRAKMGGKRVLLALSGGVDSSTLAFLLRQAIGDRLTCLFIDQGFMREGEPERLMQVFRQQLRIPVTYVDARDRFLAQLAGVTDPERKRHLVGREFINVFAEQSRKLGPFDYLAQGTLYPDAIESAQSASQAQTGERATVKIKSHHNVGGLPENLGFDLVEPLRKLFKDEVRQVARTLGLPEDIVSRHPFPGPGLAIRILGEVTAERLAILRAADRIVREEVKHHGLYSDIWQAFAVLLPVRTVGVMGDRRTYAHPVVLRLIASEDGMTADWARVPYALLEAIANRIVNEVSGVNRVAYDITSKPPGTIEWE, from the coding sequence GTGACTGCCTCGACCCAAACCAACCTAGCCTCCGCTCCCCAAGTTCCGGAGGCGGCGCGCCGGGATACCATCGCCATCCTGGACTTTGGTTCCCAGTACGCGCAGCTCATCGCCCGCCGCGTCCGCGAGGCCAACGTCTACTCTGAGGTCCTGCCCTACAGCACCAGCGCCGAGCAGCTGCGGCGCTTGCAGCCCAAAGGCATCATCCTCTCGGGCGGCCCCAGCTCGGTCTATGACGAGGGCGCTCCCCAAACCGATCCCGCCATTTGGGATCTGGCGGTTCCTATCGTTGGGGTCTGCTACGGCATGCAGGTCATGGTGCAGCAGCTCGGCGGCGAGGTCGAGCGCGCTCAGAACGCCGAATACGGCAAGGCTAATCTCTATCTGGATCGCTCGGCCGGCTGGCTGGCCGGCGTTGCCGATGGCACCACTATGTGGATGAGCCACGGCGATGCCTGCCGGCAGCTGCCGCCGGGCTTTGAGGTCTGGGCGCACACAGTCAATACCCCCTGCGCCGCGATCGCCGCGCCCCAACGGCAGCGCTACGGCGTCCAGTTTCACCCCGAGGTGGCGCACTCAGTCGGCGGCCGCGCCCTGATTCGCAACTTCGTCTGCGACATTTGCCAGTGCGAACCCAACTGGACGCCCGAGACCTTTATCGATGAAGCCGTGCGCGAGATCCGCGCCAAAATGGGCGGCAAGCGCGTGCTGCTGGCGCTATCGGGCGGGGTAGACTCCTCCACTTTGGCCTTTTTGCTGCGCCAAGCCATCGGCGATCGGCTCACCTGCCTGTTCATCGATCAGGGCTTCATGCGCGAGGGCGAGCCCGAGCGGCTGATGCAGGTCTTTCGGCAGCAGCTGCGCATCCCGGTCACCTACGTGGACGCCCGTGATCGCTTTCTGGCGCAGCTCGCCGGGGTCACCGATCCCGAACGCAAGCGGCACCTCGTCGGCCGCGAGTTTATCAACGTGTTTGCCGAGCAGTCCCGGAAGCTGGGCCCGTTCGACTACCTGGCGCAAGGCACGCTCTATCCGGATGCCATCGAATCGGCCCAGAGCGCCTCCCAGGCCCAAACGGGCGAGCGCGCGACCGTCAAGATCAAAAGCCACCACAACGTCGGCGGCCTCCCCGAGAACTTGGGCTTCGATTTGGTCGAGCCGCTGCGCAAGCTGTTCAAAGACGAAGTGCGCCAAGTTGCCCGCACCCTGGGCTTGCCCGAGGACATTGTCAGCCGCCATCCGTTTCCGGGGCCGGGATTGGCCATCCGCATCCTGGGCGAAGTGACTGCCGAGCGCCTGGCTATCCTGCGCGCCGCGGATCGCATCGTGCGGGAGGAGGTCAAGCACCATGGCCTCTACAGCGACATTTGGCAGGCTTTTGCCGTGCTGCTGCCGGTCCGCACGGTGGGCGTCATGGGCGATCGCCGCACCTACGCCCATCCGGTGGTGCTGCGGCTGATCGCCAGCGAAGATGGCATGACCGCCGATTGGGCCCGCGTCCCCTACGCGCTGCTGGAGGCAATCGCCAACCGTATCGTCAACGAGGTCAGCGGCGTCAACCGCGTTGCCTACGACATCACCTCCAAGCCGCCCGGCACGATCGAGTGGGAGTGA